A window of the Schlesneria paludicola DSM 18645 genome harbors these coding sequences:
- a CDS encoding DUF1559 domain-containing protein: MLMKNQKSRLGFTLIELLVVIAIIAVLIALLLPAVQQAREAARRTQCKNNLKQLGLALHNYHDVTTTTFPPGYVGANAATGGNYTGFGWMFMLLPQIDQGNLFNNLTSTAVNPNSTVGLSGLAGAVATAQTIQSPIPAFRCPTDPGASTVTMLTINGAPISGGSAIFGRTAYFGVVGVDPTWNASTTAFVPSATVSAPASASPNNAAVGAIGTYVNPGAAAIGLTTTSATIEQFGGTFGANSKRGFRDMTDGSSNCIVVGERYTPIASSTSTPAVGDGTWVGATDSGAGGVASPYPGILGQASALGEATYAINYMFTGANNRPLTTGFGSLHTGGSHFLMGDGAVKFLNANLDITTFRRLARTSDGNVTGEY, translated from the coding sequence ATGCTCATGAAGAATCAAAAGTCACGTCTAGGTTTTACTTTGATTGAATTGTTGGTGGTGATTGCGATCATCGCCGTTTTGATTGCACTCTTGTTGCCCGCCGTCCAACAAGCTCGCGAAGCTGCACGACGAACCCAGTGTAAGAACAATCTGAAACAACTCGGATTGGCACTGCACAACTATCACGATGTCACCACGACGACATTCCCACCAGGTTATGTTGGTGCCAACGCTGCCACAGGTGGCAACTACACCGGTTTCGGCTGGATGTTCATGCTGCTGCCACAGATTGATCAGGGGAACCTGTTCAACAACTTGACGAGCACTGCAGTCAATCCAAACTCGACTGTCGGATTGTCCGGTCTGGCTGGTGCTGTCGCGACGGCCCAAACCATCCAAAGCCCAATTCCTGCCTTCCGATGCCCAACAGACCCCGGTGCGTCAACCGTCACGATGTTGACAATCAATGGAGCTCCCATCAGCGGTGGATCCGCGATCTTTGGTCGTACGGCTTATTTCGGTGTGGTGGGTGTTGACCCCACATGGAACGCTTCGACTACCGCATTCGTTCCGAGCGCGACGGTCAGTGCACCTGCGTCGGCAAGCCCGAACAATGCCGCCGTAGGCGCAATTGGCACCTATGTCAATCCGGGTGCGGCCGCAATCGGCCTGACCACGACATCGGCCACGATCGAGCAGTTCGGTGGAACGTTCGGTGCCAATAGCAAACGCGGCTTCCGCGATATGACGGACGGCTCGAGCAACTGCATCGTCGTTGGCGAACGATACACGCCAATTGCGTCGTCGACATCAACACCTGCAGTTGGCGATGGCACTTGGGTCGGTGCCACCGATAGCGGTGCGGGTGGTGTCGCGTCTCCTTATCCAGGCATCCTGGGCCAAGCCAGCGCACTGGGTGAAGCTACCTATGCGATCAACTACATGTTCACCGGTGCGAACAATCGCCCACTGACGACCGGCTTTGGCAGCCTTCACACGGGTGGAAGCCACTTCCTGATGGGTGACGGCGCTGTCAAGTTCTTGAACGCCAACCTGGACATCACGACGTTCCGTCGCCTGGCTCGCACCAGCGATGGCAATGTGACCGGCGAATACTAA
- a CDS encoding FG-GAP repeat domain-containing protein — protein MRASRRRALAIWPLMVLAHCMPLSIGHSEDAPSITSGPLWFTEHLVWGDGKYVYGLMATDIDGDGDLDLSTAGVHSDVLLWHENDGTGNLKSHLICRDEPGYLERHDWGDLNGDGRLDVVIVKNRIGHLIWFEQNGTPADKESWKRHVISTDFMRAYDVSLADLDGDGDLDVAASAYTGDCFSWFENPGRENVNDPWTQHKFDQGSDIANTRTIAAVDVNRDGKLDLIATGTYGHHTLWYENTGAIGSNRFRRHVIDDKTKMPTHGHPVDLDSDGDPDVIMAFGIRGALADHDSHLVAWYENVGLNGTGAEWKKHVIGRVDYGFEAVAGDLDGDGDLDVIASGCSGGQPGLGELCWFENLGTARGEWKKHAFKAYPAAVQVIVMDLDRDGKLDIAACSEAGSCFWWKNLGHTKLGHSKTVEK, from the coding sequence ATGCGAGCATCACGACGACGCGCGTTGGCGATTTGGCCACTCATGGTGCTGGCGCACTGCATGCCTCTCTCGATTGGGCATTCAGAAGACGCTCCGTCGATCACATCGGGCCCGCTCTGGTTTACGGAACACCTGGTCTGGGGCGATGGAAAGTACGTTTACGGACTCATGGCGACAGACATTGATGGCGATGGCGATCTTGATCTTTCGACGGCCGGAGTCCATAGCGACGTGTTACTCTGGCACGAAAATGATGGAACGGGAAATCTGAAATCACACCTCATCTGCCGCGACGAACCAGGTTATCTTGAGCGTCACGATTGGGGTGATCTCAATGGCGACGGGCGGCTCGATGTCGTGATCGTGAAGAACCGAATTGGGCATCTCATCTGGTTTGAACAGAATGGTACTCCCGCTGACAAAGAGTCCTGGAAACGCCATGTGATCTCAACCGATTTTATGCGTGCCTATGACGTCAGTCTGGCGGATCTCGACGGTGACGGTGATCTGGATGTCGCGGCATCTGCGTACACAGGCGATTGCTTTTCGTGGTTTGAAAATCCTGGGCGAGAAAACGTCAACGACCCCTGGACGCAACACAAGTTCGATCAGGGCTCTGACATTGCCAATACGCGAACGATTGCCGCGGTGGATGTCAATCGCGATGGCAAATTGGACCTGATTGCCACGGGAACCTACGGTCATCACACCTTGTGGTATGAGAACACGGGTGCAATCGGATCAAATCGCTTCCGCAGGCATGTGATTGACGACAAGACGAAGATGCCGACGCACGGTCATCCCGTCGATCTTGACAGCGATGGTGATCCGGATGTCATCATGGCATTTGGAATTCGCGGTGCGCTCGCAGATCACGACTCACATCTGGTCGCGTGGTACGAGAATGTCGGGCTCAATGGGACTGGTGCCGAATGGAAAAAGCACGTCATTGGCCGAGTCGACTACGGATTTGAAGCCGTGGCCGGCGACCTTGATGGAGATGGTGATCTGGATGTGATCGCATCTGGCTGTTCCGGTGGTCAGCCGGGTCTCGGTGAACTCTGCTGGTTCGAAAATCTCGGCACTGCCAGGGGCGAATGGAAGAAGCACGCATTCAAAGCGTACCCTGCCGCTGTACAAGTCATTGTGATGGATCTCGACCGCGACGGGAAACTCGACATCGCCGCCTGCTCGGAAGCGGGATCGTGCTTCTGGTGGAAAAACCTCGGACACACGAAACTCGGACACTCGAAAACGGTCGAGAAATAG
- a CDS encoding ABC transporter ATP-binding protein, protein MIETRQLTKRYGHLIAVNEINLSLKEGDVFGFIGPNGSGKTTTMRMIATLLSPDYGEAYVCGKSIYNDPREIRRLVGYMPDFFGVYDDMTVIEYLEFFASTYRINGPGRRKICEDKLELVDMAFKRDAMVNQLSRGQTQRIGLARTLLHEPQVLLLDEPASGLDPRARIEIRNLLKKLGELKKTVIVSSHILPELADVCTRVGMIEKGNLIVDGYVDEVMRKARQQIMLQIRVKDRIEKAAALLEKSDLVAKVDIVKGTIDTTLKADTFDYSALPTMLITEGFQLTLFREEEVNLETAFMSLTKGLVQ, encoded by the coding sequence ATGATTGAAACACGACAGCTAACGAAACGATACGGTCACCTGATCGCGGTCAACGAAATCAATCTCTCGCTGAAGGAAGGCGACGTCTTTGGTTTCATCGGGCCCAACGGATCGGGCAAAACGACGACCATGCGGATGATCGCAACGTTGCTGAGCCCCGACTACGGCGAGGCTTACGTGTGCGGGAAATCGATTTACAATGACCCGCGCGAGATTCGCCGACTGGTCGGCTACATGCCCGACTTTTTCGGCGTGTATGACGATATGACTGTGATCGAGTACCTCGAATTCTTCGCATCGACGTATCGCATTAACGGTCCCGGCCGACGAAAGATTTGTGAAGACAAGCTGGAACTGGTCGACATGGCCTTCAAACGGGATGCCATGGTCAATCAGCTTTCACGCGGACAAACGCAGCGCATTGGACTGGCCAGAACGCTGCTTCACGAACCTCAAGTCCTGTTACTGGATGAACCAGCCAGCGGTCTTGACCCTCGTGCCCGAATCGAAATTCGAAACCTGTTGAAGAAACTGGGCGAATTGAAGAAGACCGTGATCGTATCGAGTCACATTCTTCCCGAGTTGGCGGATGTTTGCACTCGCGTCGGCATGATCGAAAAAGGAAACCTGATCGTTGACGGTTACGTCGACGAAGTCATGCGAAAAGCGCGTCAGCAGATCATGCTGCAGATTCGAGTGAAGGATCGAATCGAAAAAGCGGCCGCGCTACTCGAAAAGAGCGATCTGGTGGCGAAGGTCGACATCGTCAAAGGCACGATCGATACCACGCTGAAGGCCGACACATTCGACTACAGCGCCTTGCCAACAATGCTGATCACCGAGGGATTTCAGTTGACGCTTTTCCGTGAAGAAGAAGTGAATCTGGAAACGGCATTCATGTCATTGACGAAAGGACTGGTCCAGTAA
- a CDS encoding glycoside hydrolase family 15 protein: protein MGKDLGAHALHETSSAQDVTRLLTFLEEQGTFRFPTLANGLFSAAAGAGAEFEVTGYRHVWVRDNIHIANAHAEWGETNKAIAAIRSLMAFYLGHQHRLTDIISGRVDPTEPMHRPHIRFNGDQLQELDEKWSHAQNDALGAFLWLSGKLAHECQWSAVELKVLDLMAEYLRTVEFWQDEDSGHWEEVRKVAASSIGVVTAALNVWGGRFDPNLKEHGQRALASILPSECIQADPAKSRRYDAALLFLIYPYRVVSGSMAEQIVRDVTTNLMGEYGVRRYLGDSYWCADYKDKLSADVRTADFSDNLSMRDKLLEPGLEAQWCLFDPIISIHYGLRYDQTRDPQDRQQQLHYLNRSLSQLTSIDSRFGAYRCPESYFCEKGTYVPNDICPLLWTQANLKLALTHLVRSLT, encoded by the coding sequence ATGGGTAAAGACTTGGGAGCGCACGCTCTGCATGAAACCTCGTCGGCACAGGATGTCACCCGCCTTTTGACATTTCTGGAAGAGCAGGGGACATTCCGATTTCCCACGCTGGCCAACGGCCTTTTCTCGGCAGCGGCCGGGGCTGGCGCGGAGTTCGAGGTCACTGGATATCGGCATGTCTGGGTTCGCGACAATATTCACATCGCCAATGCCCATGCCGAGTGGGGCGAGACGAACAAAGCGATTGCAGCGATCAGGTCACTGATGGCCTTTTATCTGGGCCATCAGCATCGACTGACCGACATCATCAGCGGCCGCGTTGATCCCACTGAGCCGATGCATCGCCCTCATATCCGCTTCAATGGGGACCAGCTTCAAGAACTGGACGAGAAGTGGTCGCACGCGCAGAACGACGCGCTGGGTGCGTTCCTTTGGTTGTCAGGCAAACTGGCGCACGAATGCCAATGGTCGGCCGTAGAACTCAAGGTCTTGGACCTGATGGCGGAATACCTGCGAACGGTTGAGTTCTGGCAGGATGAGGACAGTGGCCACTGGGAAGAAGTTCGTAAAGTCGCCGCATCGAGCATTGGCGTCGTCACCGCCGCTCTGAATGTCTGGGGGGGCCGATTCGATCCTAACTTGAAGGAGCACGGGCAAAGGGCATTGGCGTCGATTCTGCCCTCGGAATGCATCCAGGCCGATCCTGCAAAATCGCGTCGATACGATGCGGCACTTTTGTTTCTGATTTATCCATATCGGGTGGTCTCTGGCTCGATGGCGGAACAAATTGTCCGCGATGTCACGACCAATTTGATGGGCGAGTATGGTGTTCGCCGGTATCTGGGCGATTCGTACTGGTGTGCCGACTACAAAGACAAGCTGTCGGCCGACGTGCGGACCGCCGACTTCAGCGACAACCTGTCGATGCGTGACAAACTGCTCGAACCGGGCCTCGAAGCCCAGTGGTGCCTGTTCGATCCGATCATTTCGATTCACTATGGATTGCGGTATGACCAGACGCGCGATCCCCAGGACAGGCAGCAGCAACTTCACTATCTCAATCGGTCTCTCAGTCAGCTCACGTCGATTGACTCGCGGTTCGGAGCGTATCGCTGTCCTGAATCGTACTTCTGCGAAAAAGGCACGTATGTGCCCAACGACATTTGCCCGCTGCTATGGACCCAGGCCAATCTGAAACTGGCACTCACACATCTCGTGCGCAGTTTGACGTGA
- a CDS encoding DUF4350 domain-containing protein encodes MPIVAIRGPEKPSVGKLALVRSLPSGLADRSPWSLTQTFGLVLLLVGHVLGAGAFSSLRAEPVTVGTPDIGWDGNYTVGRWTPVKVPIHVPAATSVQLKLSAVDSDGNRVGFQVPAASLTAGDHLITGLIKVGRLNGEVGIQVNDGTEQRTAPGTADWLREPLRPSVRLIVTIGQPQGFVWESDSSLRGVEVRVADIKASALPTNPLAYDSISVLVIAGAAELSTAQAKAVRQWVAGGGRLIISLPQDASAARQSIQSLSDWLPVAVGEQPVVVREFAGLEAYAAKNLRIPHTTTLSIPSVRVETGEVLAASRSDAFLVRAPLGLGMVTVLALDLTKPPLVEWKALPSLCARIAGLGTTGESNEKAAAKGTQLSSTGITDLQTQLNAIQEHFEKVQRGSPWFTMTLMLALMIVLGPLDYLLVHRILKRPQLTWVTYPLLVIITAGSTAWLAVSWNGTARHANQLDIVNVDVATSTATGRHLVTVYSPVTSQSDVSVTPLPLVEGTNASNSTQLIWQGVPEANFGGMLRPMGIEQGAKYWQQSDGQLSELPVMQWSSKALVAQSVQSVPNLVECDLKSSATGRLIGTITHRFSSPIEDWMVVYKNVVYRHLKQKDDVATLPLPSKQVWRVEQPGVHSRELRPYLTGMITMATPRFGERTVTEVTHHQSTYDPLSLDPASVIRILTFHDEVGGERYTGLTNQLLGSEDCSHLMKMGRAILVGRLSQPVATIQQDQQALEPDRQATFIRLILPVAPASEVIRDLRRVVEE; translated from the coding sequence GTGCCGATTGTCGCAATCAGGGGACCTGAAAAGCCATCGGTCGGAAAACTCGCATTGGTCCGCTCGCTACCAAGCGGCCTTGCCGACCGTTCACCTTGGTCATTGACTCAAACCTTTGGGCTCGTCCTGCTTCTCGTGGGTCATGTCCTTGGCGCAGGGGCATTCTCGAGCCTGCGTGCCGAGCCTGTCACGGTCGGAACGCCAGACATTGGATGGGATGGAAATTACACCGTTGGACGCTGGACTCCCGTCAAAGTTCCAATTCACGTCCCGGCAGCCACGTCGGTGCAACTGAAGCTGAGCGCCGTTGATTCCGATGGAAATCGGGTGGGCTTTCAGGTTCCCGCGGCATCACTGACCGCAGGCGACCACCTGATCACAGGCCTGATCAAAGTCGGGCGACTCAATGGCGAGGTTGGAATCCAGGTGAATGACGGTACCGAGCAGCGTACCGCGCCCGGCACTGCCGATTGGCTGCGTGAACCGCTTCGTCCTTCGGTGCGTTTGATCGTGACGATCGGGCAGCCACAGGGATTTGTGTGGGAGAGCGATTCGTCGTTACGCGGAGTGGAAGTTCGCGTTGCCGACATCAAAGCCAGCGCCCTTCCGACGAACCCCTTGGCGTATGATTCGATCTCGGTGCTAGTCATTGCGGGTGCCGCCGAGCTTTCAACGGCGCAGGCGAAGGCAGTCCGGCAGTGGGTTGCCGGCGGCGGGCGGCTGATCATCTCGTTGCCGCAGGACGCATCGGCGGCACGGCAATCGATTCAATCCCTGTCGGATTGGCTTCCGGTTGCAGTCGGGGAACAACCGGTTGTCGTGCGTGAGTTCGCGGGCCTTGAGGCGTATGCCGCGAAGAACCTACGGATCCCTCACACGACCACCCTCTCCATTCCGAGTGTGCGTGTCGAAACGGGCGAGGTTCTGGCAGCCAGCCGATCCGATGCATTTCTGGTGCGGGCCCCGTTGGGTTTGGGAATGGTCACCGTGCTGGCGCTGGACCTGACGAAGCCTCCTTTGGTCGAATGGAAGGCGTTGCCTTCGCTCTGCGCGCGAATCGCCGGATTGGGAACGACAGGCGAATCGAACGAAAAAGCGGCCGCAAAAGGGACGCAGCTCAGTTCGACGGGAATCACAGATCTGCAAACGCAACTGAACGCGATTCAAGAGCATTTTGAAAAAGTCCAGCGGGGGTCGCCCTGGTTTACGATGACCTTAATGCTGGCCCTGATGATTGTGCTCGGACCACTCGATTACCTGCTGGTCCACCGCATTCTCAAGCGACCGCAGCTGACGTGGGTCACGTATCCGCTACTGGTGATCATTACAGCCGGATCGACAGCGTGGTTGGCCGTCAGTTGGAACGGCACGGCGCGTCATGCGAATCAACTGGACATTGTGAACGTCGATGTCGCCACCTCAACCGCAACCGGGCGTCATCTGGTTACGGTTTATAGTCCGGTGACTAGCCAGTCCGACGTTTCCGTGACGCCGCTGCCGTTGGTGGAAGGAACGAACGCGTCCAATTCGACTCAACTGATCTGGCAAGGGGTTCCCGAAGCCAATTTCGGCGGGATGCTGCGCCCGATGGGGATCGAACAGGGTGCCAAATACTGGCAACAATCTGACGGTCAACTTTCAGAGCTTCCCGTGATGCAGTGGAGTTCGAAGGCGCTGGTCGCGCAGAGCGTGCAGTCTGTGCCGAATCTGGTCGAATGCGATTTGAAATCGTCTGCGACAGGTCGCTTGATCGGAACCATCACGCATCGCTTTTCGTCGCCCATCGAAGACTGGATGGTCGTGTACAAGAACGTTGTCTATCGACATCTGAAGCAGAAGGATGATGTCGCGACACTTCCATTGCCGTCGAAACAGGTCTGGCGCGTCGAACAGCCGGGTGTTCATTCACGCGAATTGCGGCCGTATTTAACGGGGATGATCACGATGGCCACACCGCGATTTGGCGAGCGGACGGTCACCGAAGTCACCCACCATCAGTCCACCTATGATCCGCTGTCGCTTGATCCGGCTAGCGTGATTCGAATTCTGACCTTTCATGACGAGGTGGGCGGCGAACGCTACACCGGATTGACGAATCAGTTACTGGGCAGTGAAGACTGTTCGCACCTGATGAAAATGGGTCGCGCGATCCTGGTTGGGCGATTGTCGCAACCGGTCGCGACCATTCAACAGGATCAGCAAGCGTTGGAGCCTGATCGGCAAGCGACATTCATTCGATTGATTCTTCCGGTGGCTCCCGCCAGCGAAGTCATTCGGGATCTGCGCCGGGTTGTTGAAGAGTGA